A genomic region of Prosthecobacter sp. contains the following coding sequences:
- a CDS encoding AAA family ATPase codes for MISTATQRLLSFLSDIDSYPHHPPQVTLVQTHASWVFIAPPFVYKIKKPVNLGFLDFSTLELRHADCEHELVLNRRLAEDIYLGLKPICESDGSLHFGSDGVIVEWAVKMRQMDPRYFLKQLMQDQAVGIPEMDRIVDKLHRFYATQPPLPKSAVTTANEHLRQGTEDNFKTARQFVGQSLSQHALDAIALYTREFFTRQSALLDSRLHDGWIRDCHGDLHLDHIHLSPEAVRIYDCIEFNTDFRCIDVACDIAFLAMDLDFNDRPDLSRHIVERFAVLLEDSGMKPLMDFYKCYRACVRGKVESMHANAETVADAEKQSSLQLARRYFQLALQYAVTRSKPCVFVFMGKVASGKSALAEALSQETGWPIHSSDRLRKTLAGTPLNHRGSKAERDALYAPEMTQKTYDLLFEQALASLHKGHSVILDATFSKLDHRNALKQLMASEGCDVRWIEACAGEPVVRERLQERDQDATVVSDARLEDYKLLSANYEPPHELQPNEKLSILTDGKLDQVLDVLLSDLVIRQQQSIATANLDGQS; via the coding sequence AAGCCGGTGAACCTCGGCTTCCTCGACTTCTCCACGCTTGAACTCCGACATGCTGACTGCGAGCACGAGCTGGTGCTGAATCGCCGCCTCGCCGAGGACATCTACCTGGGTCTCAAACCCATCTGCGAGAGCGATGGCAGTCTGCATTTTGGCAGCGACGGTGTGATCGTCGAATGGGCCGTGAAGATGCGTCAAATGGACCCGCGTTACTTTTTGAAACAGCTCATGCAGGATCAAGCCGTGGGCATCCCGGAGATGGATCGCATCGTGGACAAGCTCCATCGCTTCTATGCCACGCAACCACCTCTGCCGAAGAGTGCCGTGACGACGGCCAATGAGCACCTGCGCCAAGGCACCGAAGACAACTTCAAGACCGCCAGGCAGTTCGTCGGCCAAAGCCTCTCCCAGCACGCGCTTGATGCCATCGCGCTCTACACCCGTGAGTTCTTCACACGGCAGAGCGCTCTACTCGACTCACGCCTGCACGACGGCTGGATTCGCGACTGCCACGGCGATCTTCATCTCGATCACATCCATCTCTCACCCGAGGCCGTGCGCATTTATGACTGCATCGAGTTCAACACCGACTTCCGCTGCATTGATGTGGCCTGCGACATCGCGTTTCTCGCCATGGACCTCGATTTCAATGACCGACCCGATCTTTCGCGGCACATCGTCGAACGCTTCGCCGTGCTGCTGGAAGACAGCGGCATGAAGCCGCTGATGGACTTCTACAAATGCTATCGCGCCTGTGTGCGCGGCAAGGTGGAAAGCATGCACGCCAACGCGGAGACCGTGGCTGATGCTGAAAAGCAGTCGAGCCTGCAACTCGCCCGCCGCTACTTTCAGCTCGCGCTGCAATATGCCGTCACCCGATCTAAGCCGTGTGTCTTCGTCTTCATGGGCAAAGTGGCCTCTGGCAAGTCAGCGCTCGCCGAAGCGCTCAGCCAGGAGACCGGCTGGCCGATTCACTCCTCAGACCGGCTGCGCAAGACACTGGCTGGCACACCACTGAACCATCGCGGCAGCAAGGCAGAGCGCGACGCGCTGTATGCGCCCGAAATGACCCAAAAAACTTACGACCTGCTGTTTGAGCAGGCCCTCGCCTCACTGCACAAGGGCCACAGCGTCATCCTCGACGCCACGTTCTCCAAACTCGATCATCGCAACGCCCTCAAGCAGCTCATGGCTTCGGAAGGCTGCGACGTTCGATGGATTGAAGCCTGCGCTGGTGAGCCGGTGGTGCGTGAGCGCCTCCAGGAACGCGACCAAGATGCTACGGTCGTGTCAGACGCACGCCTCGAAGACTACAAGCTCCTGAGCGCCAACTACGAACCACCTCATGAACTGCAGCCAAACGAGAAGCTCTCGATCCTGACAGACGGGAAACTCGATCAGGTGCTTGACGTGCTGTTGAGCGACCTGGTGATCCGCCAACAGCAATCCATAGCGACTGCCAATCTTGACGGCCAGAGCTAA